The following coding sequences lie in one Eschrichtius robustus isolate mEscRob2 chromosome 10, mEscRob2.pri, whole genome shotgun sequence genomic window:
- the HMGB2 gene encoding high mobility group protein B2, producing MGKGDPNKPRGKMSSYAFFVQTCREEHKKKHPDSSVNFAEFSKKCSERWKTMSAKEKSKFEDMAKSDKARYDREMKNYVPPKGDKKGKKKDPNAPKRPPSAFFLFCSEHRPKIKSEHPGLSIGDTAKKLGEMWSEQSAKDKQPYEQKAAKLKEKYEKDIAAYRAKGKSEAGKKGPGRPTGSKKKNEPEDEEEEEEEEEDEDEEEEDEDEE from the exons ATGGGGAAGGGCGACCCCAACAAGCCGAGGGGCAAGATGTCCTCGTACGCCTTCTTCGTGCAGACCTGCCGGGAGGAGCACAAGAAGAAACACCCCGACTCCTCGGTCAACTTCGCCGAGTTCTCCAAGAAATGTTCCGAGAGATGGAAG ACCATGTCTGCCAAGGAAAAATCCAAGTTTGAAGATATGGCAAAAAGTGACAAAGCTCGCTATGACAGGGAGATGAAGAATTACGTTCCTCCCAAAGGTgacaagaagggaaagaaaaaggatcCCAATGCGCCTAAAAGGCCTcc ATCTGCCTTCTTCCTGTTTTGCTCCGAACATCGCCCAAAGATCAAGAGCGAACACCCTGGCTTATCCATTGGCGATACTGCCAAAAAATTGGGTGAAATGTGGTCTGAGCAGTCAGCCAAAGACAAACAACCGTATGAACAGAAAGCAGCTAAGCTAAAGGAGAAATACGAAAAG GATATTGCCGCATACCGTGCCAAGGGCAAGAGTGAAGCGGGAAAGAAGGGCCCTGGCAGGCCAACAGGTTCcaagaagaagaatgaaccagaagatgaggaggaagaggaagaggaggaagaagatgaagaCGAGGAGGAAGAGGATGAAGACGAGGAATAA